A single Desulfovibrio gilichinskyi DNA region contains:
- a CDS encoding M20/M25/M40 family metallo-hydrolase translates to MISKDRILNLFLDLIKIDSPSLKEKNVADYLVSLMQESEYDVIKDCAGDACGGNTGNIFVRIPATGTGEPIAFSAHMDCVNPCVGVVPVVKDDVVYSSGDTVLGGDDKAGLAIMIEAVRHLEEESIPHPEIHFIFSICEESGMHGAKNMDSSLLPAKNILVLDSSGDVGRIIIESSAKAGINITFKGKSAHAGICPESGISAIQIAAEAVSKMHLLRIDKGTTANLGRIEGGGATNIVTDQVTLTAEARSTNDESLQLQLDHMEKCCVDAAVKFGGMCQFDSEISYPALHIDEKSKLLAKVEQSCRNTGITPKRDSTGGGSDANILYGKGYTALTLGVGMSKVHTVDEFIAVKSLTDCAELVADIMRS, encoded by the coding sequence ATGATCAGTAAAGATAGAATTTTAAATTTATTTTTAGATTTAATTAAAATTGATAGCCCATCGTTAAAAGAAAAGAATGTTGCAGATTACCTGGTTTCCTTGATGCAGGAAAGCGAGTATGATGTGATAAAAGACTGCGCAGGAGATGCGTGCGGCGGAAATACCGGAAATATATTTGTTCGAATTCCAGCAACAGGCACTGGAGAGCCAATCGCTTTTTCAGCGCATATGGATTGTGTAAATCCATGCGTTGGTGTTGTTCCAGTTGTTAAAGATGATGTTGTGTATAGCTCCGGAGATACCGTTTTGGGCGGTGATGACAAAGCCGGGCTTGCCATAATGATTGAAGCTGTTAGACATCTCGAAGAAGAATCTATTCCTCATCCTGAAATTCATTTTATATTTTCGATATGTGAAGAGTCCGGAATGCATGGAGCAAAAAACATGGATAGCAGCTTATTGCCTGCAAAGAATATCCTTGTACTTGACTCAAGCGGAGACGTTGGAAGAATCATCATCGAATCTTCCGCAAAAGCCGGTATTAATATTACTTTTAAAGGTAAATCTGCTCATGCAGGGATTTGTCCGGAATCCGGGATAAGTGCAATTCAAATTGCTGCTGAAGCAGTTTCGAAAATGCATCTGCTACGTATTGATAAAGGAACAACTGCAAATCTCGGTAGAATTGAAGGCGGAGGAGCGACTAATATCGTAACGGATCAAGTTACGCTAACAGCAGAAGCTCGTTCTACAAATGATGAATCATTACAACTTCAGCTTGATCATATGGAAAAATGCTGTGTTGATGCTGCTGTCAAATTCGGTGGAATGTGCCAGTTTGATTCTGAAATTTCATATCCTGCTCTTCATATAGACGAAAAAAGTAAACTTTTGGCTAAAGTTGAGCAAAGTTGCAGAAATACAGGCATCACTCCTAAACGAGACTCAACAGGAGGTGGAAGTGACGCAAATATTCTTTACGGAAAAGGGTATACAGCTTTAACTCTGGGTGTCGGTATGAGCAAGGTGCATACTGTCGACGAATTTATTGCAGTTAAATCATTGACTGACTGTGCTGAATTAGTTGCAGATATTATGAGAAGTTAA
- a CDS encoding PLD nuclease N-terminal domain-containing protein yields the protein MFLGHIPALPAETWIIILGSVGLFALLTLFAIWDAFKREFPSNMEKVGWIQLAIFIPFLGCLVYFLLGKNRGTKYEK from the coding sequence ATGTTTTTGGGACACATACCAGCTCTTCCAGCCGAAACATGGATAATTATCCTCGGCAGTGTCGGGCTTTTTGCCCTGCTCACACTTTTTGCAATATGGGATGCCTTCAAACGGGAATTTCCTTCAAACATGGAAAAAGTCGGCTGGATTCAACTTGCCATTTTTATTCCTTTTCTAGGTTGTCTGGTATATTTTCTATTAGGAAAAAACAGAGGAACAAAGTATGAAAAATAA
- the lgt gene encoding prolipoprotein diacylglyceryl transferase encodes MHPILFNIGSMPIYSYSVYLTAGCLLAMAWTMREARLKSLPYTLAPIAGGIAIVCGLIGARALYVALYSQEFIRNPVEIFYIWQGGLVFSGAFFFGTLSGLLFLKSKAQPLLQWLDCIVPGVALGQAVGRLGCFFAGCCYGKTTSLPWGVTFSDPESLAPLGHSLHPTQLYHSLSGLLIFIILMVAKKFIENEGKLTGLFLILFAVCRFIIEFFRADYRGEFGPLSLTQFLTLIILSIGFYLLFVHKRRRI; translated from the coding sequence ATGCATCCGATACTGTTTAACATAGGCTCCATGCCGATATACAGCTACAGCGTATACCTTACAGCCGGCTGTTTACTGGCAATGGCGTGGACGATGCGCGAAGCTCGTCTTAAGAGTCTGCCATATACACTGGCTCCGATTGCAGGAGGCATTGCAATTGTTTGCGGACTTATCGGTGCTCGCGCACTTTATGTAGCTTTGTACTCACAGGAATTTATTCGTAATCCCGTTGAGATCTTTTATATTTGGCAAGGTGGTCTCGTTTTTTCAGGAGCTTTTTTCTTCGGGACACTTAGCGGGCTTCTTTTTCTTAAATCTAAGGCGCAGCCTTTGTTGCAATGGCTGGACTGCATAGTTCCTGGCGTTGCTTTAGGGCAGGCCGTCGGACGCTTGGGTTGTTTTTTTGCTGGATGTTGTTATGGAAAGACAACATCACTTCCTTGGGGAGTAACTTTTTCTGATCCGGAATCACTTGCACCGTTAGGACATTCATTGCATCCTACTCAATTATACCATAGTTTGAGCGGATTATTGATATTCATCATTTTGATGGTGGCGAAGAAATTTATTGAAAATGAAGGAAAGTTGACAGGTTTATTTCTTATATTGTTTGCAGTATGCAGATTTATTATTGAATTTTTCAGAGCTGATTATAGAGGAGAATTCGGTCCTCTCAGTCTTACTCAATTTTTAACTTTGATCATTCTCTCAATCGGATTTTATTTATTATTTGTACATAAGCGCAGGAGAATATAA
- the ileS gene encoding isoleucine--tRNA ligase yields the protein MSDYKKTLCLPNTQFPMKANLKQREPEMLKRWEETGVYNKMVEANKDAEQYVLHDGPPYANGHIHMGTAMNKVLKDIIIKSRNLQGQKAEYVPGWDCHGLPIEHKVEQDLKKKKKDLPTLIIRKLCREYALKYVDIQRKEFKRLGVMGVWDNPYLTLKPEYEAATARELGRFMENGSVVRGKKPIHWCCSCKTALAEAEVEHEDSTSPSIYVRFPLNDKKVLEVLPSDISSKIDLSRTYVCIWTTTPWTMPDNMAVALHPEFDYCVTEVNGDFYILAERLLPVCAESFGWEKWNMLGTFEGAKLEGAVAKHPFYDRESPIVLADYVTLDSGTGCVHTAPGHGREDFETGNRYGLEVYSPMNNDGVFLKEVEFFAGLNAFEANPKVIEKLEEVGNLLAKEDITHSYPHCWRCKEPVIFRATTQWFISMEKNDLRKNTLKAIQDDVNWIPSWGENRIYKMIENRPDWCISRQRNWGVPIIALICQDCDEVYNDPKWVFSIVDEFEKHENGCDYWFEKSVEELAPAGLKCPKCGGTHWDKETDILDVWFDSGTSFAAVVEKRPELKFPADLYLEGSDQHRGWFHSSLLASMATRKTPPYRNVLTHGYVVDKHGKKMSKSIGNVIAPQEIIDQHGAEILRMWVSAVNYQEDVKISDEILNRLVDAYRRIRNTCRYLLGNLDGFNPETDAVSVAELLPIDHFALDLVTREHEIIQAAYKNFEFHKVYHTLHNLCVTDLSAFYLDIIKDRLYVSGKKSLERRSAQTVLWQVMMMLLVDMAPVLSFTSEEVFDHLPEEMKCGVDTVFAVRPKILATTLSSDERAMWELLMDVRREVTKAIEPLRRDRIIGHSLDTKITLFADETITKALENLEMREFFIVSGAEIKPLAEAGSDAVKPEELEGIAIKVVKAEGEKCSRCWRYDTLGSNAEHPELCPRCTEVLAGE from the coding sequence ATGAGCGATTACAAAAAGACCCTGTGTCTGCCAAATACCCAATTTCCAATGAAGGCAAACCTCAAACAGCGTGAGCCTGAAATGCTTAAACGCTGGGAAGAGACCGGGGTTTATAATAAAATGGTCGAAGCCAATAAGGATGCAGAGCAGTATGTTCTGCATGATGGTCCTCCTTACGCAAACGGGCACATTCACATGGGTACTGCCATGAACAAGGTGCTTAAAGATATCATTATTAAATCCCGTAACCTGCAAGGTCAGAAAGCTGAATACGTGCCGGGATGGGATTGTCACGGTCTGCCGATTGAACATAAAGTAGAACAGGATCTTAAGAAAAAGAAAAAAGATCTCCCTACTCTAATCATCCGCAAACTTTGCCGCGAATATGCGCTTAAGTATGTAGACATTCAGCGTAAAGAATTTAAACGCCTTGGAGTAATGGGTGTATGGGATAACCCGTACCTGACTTTAAAACCTGAATATGAAGCAGCGACAGCCCGTGAGCTAGGACGTTTTATGGAAAACGGATCTGTTGTTCGCGGAAAAAAACCGATCCATTGGTGCTGTTCTTGTAAAACCGCTCTGGCAGAAGCAGAAGTCGAACATGAAGACAGCACATCTCCATCAATTTATGTCCGCTTTCCTTTAAATGATAAGAAAGTTCTGGAAGTTCTTCCTTCAGACATTTCATCTAAAATAGATTTGTCGCGTACATATGTCTGTATCTGGACCACTACTCCGTGGACAATGCCTGACAATATGGCAGTGGCTCTGCATCCTGAATTTGATTACTGCGTAACTGAAGTTAATGGTGATTTCTACATTCTAGCTGAAAGACTTCTACCGGTTTGCGCTGAATCATTCGGCTGGGAAAAGTGGAATATGCTTGGAACATTTGAAGGAGCTAAACTTGAAGGAGCTGTTGCAAAACATCCTTTCTATGACAGAGAATCTCCTATCGTTCTGGCTGACTATGTAACTTTAGACAGCGGCACCGGTTGTGTTCACACTGCTCCAGGTCACGGTCGCGAAGACTTTGAAACAGGAAATCGCTACGGACTCGAAGTTTATTCTCCAATGAATAATGACGGTGTTTTCCTCAAAGAAGTAGAATTTTTTGCAGGTCTTAATGCTTTTGAGGCAAATCCTAAAGTAATTGAAAAACTTGAAGAAGTTGGAAACTTACTTGCTAAGGAAGACATCACCCACTCCTATCCTCATTGCTGGCGTTGTAAAGAGCCGGTCATATTCCGCGCAACCACACAGTGGTTCATTTCTATGGAAAAAAATGACCTGCGCAAAAACACGCTTAAAGCCATTCAGGATGATGTTAACTGGATTCCATCCTGGGGTGAAAACCGTATTTATAAAATGATTGAAAACAGACCTGACTGGTGTATTTCCCGTCAGCGTAACTGGGGTGTACCTATTATCGCTTTAATCTGTCAGGATTGCGATGAAGTATATAATGATCCGAAATGGGTTTTCTCAATTGTTGACGAATTTGAAAAGCATGAGAACGGTTGTGACTACTGGTTTGAAAAATCAGTTGAAGAGCTCGCTCCAGCAGGCCTCAAATGTCCTAAATGCGGCGGAACACATTGGGATAAAGAAACAGATATCCTTGATGTATGGTTCGATTCCGGAACCAGTTTTGCCGCAGTTGTAGAAAAAAGACCTGAACTTAAATTCCCTGCGGACCTGTATCTTGAAGGATCAGATCAGCACAGAGGATGGTTCCATAGTTCCCTTCTTGCTTCCATGGCAACGCGCAAAACACCGCCTTACCGTAATGTTCTGACTCATGGCTATGTTGTTGATAAACATGGCAAAAAAATGTCTAAATCAATCGGCAACGTAATTGCTCCGCAGGAAATTATAGACCAGCACGGTGCTGAAATCCTGCGCATGTGGGTTTCTGCAGTAAACTATCAGGAAGATGTAAAAATTTCTGATGAAATATTAAACCGTTTGGTTGATGCTTACCGCAGAATTAGAAATACTTGCCGCTACCTGCTCGGTAACCTTGACGGATTTAATCCAGAAACGGATGCTGTTTCTGTTGCGGAGCTTCTGCCTATTGACCACTTTGCACTTGATCTGGTCACCAGAGAGCATGAGATTATTCAAGCAGCTTACAAGAACTTTGAGTTCCACAAAGTTTATCACACTCTGCATAACCTTTGCGTAACCGATCTTTCGGCTTTCTATCTTGATATCATCAAAGACAGACTTTATGTCTCCGGCAAAAAGAGTCTTGAACGCCGCTCGGCGCAGACTGTTCTTTGGCAGGTAATGATGATGTTGCTTGTAGATATGGCTCCGGTACTTTCCTTTACTTCAGAAGAAGTTTTCGACCATCTTCCTGAAGAAATGAAATGTGGTGTTGATACTGTTTTTGCTGTTCGTCCTAAGATTCTCGCCACAACTTTAAGTTCAGATGAGAGAGCTATGTGGGAACTTTTGATGGATGTACGCAGAGAAGTGACCAAAGCCATTGAACCACTCCGCAGAGACAGAATCATCGGTCATTCTCTTGATACGAAGATCACTCTTTTTGCAGATGAAACAATCACAAAAGCTCTTGAGAATCTTGAAATGAGAGAATTCTTTATTGTTTCCGGAGCAGAAATTAAACCTTTAGCAGAAGCCGGCAGTGACGCCGTTAAACCTGAAGAACTTGAAGGTATTGCAATAAAAGTTGTAAAAGCTGAAGGTGAGAAATGCAGCCGTTGCTGGCGTTATGACACCCTCGGATCCAATGCAGAGCATCCTGAACTTTGCCCTCGTTGTACTGAAGTACTAGCGGGCGAATAA
- a CDS encoding winged helix-turn-helix transcriptional regulator: MTCRMKDFNGKEYRCFFELTLLVIGGKWKPIILNCLFMEKTLRFGEIKKRIPDVTERMLTKQLRELESDGLIHREVYKVVPPKVEYTLNPIGERLIPVLKSMREWGVEYEEFLYDGEVLDGEGYEKK; the protein is encoded by the coding sequence ATGACATGCCGGATGAAAGATTTTAATGGTAAAGAATATAGGTGCTTTTTTGAGCTTACCTTACTTGTAATTGGTGGGAAGTGGAAACCTATTATTTTAAATTGTTTATTCATGGAAAAAACTTTGCGATTCGGGGAAATTAAAAAACGAATACCGGATGTTACTGAACGCATGCTTACAAAACAACTACGTGAACTTGAGTCTGATGGGTTGATCCACCGCGAAGTCTATAAGGTTGTTCCGCCTAAAGTTGAATATACTTTGAATCCAATTGGAGAACGCTTGATTCCGGTACTTAAAAGTATGCGGGAATGGGGCGTAGAGTATGAAGAATTTCTCTATGATGGTGAAGTTCTTGACGGCGAAGGTTATGAAAAAAAATAA
- a CDS encoding lectin-like protein: MTKKFLLFAITLLLICFAVPAAASPFAFQGSTYELIKDKGISWDEANAKAIAAGGHLATITSSAENEFLKQTFFTKDKNAYWLGAFQTGDENKQTPTANWQWVTGEEWNFTNWSSKEPNNSGMNEIHLSADSRFEYKWNDEDSAVKQMITGYVIETPSGTSPTPIPGAIWLLGTSIAGLLGFKRKFNK, translated from the coding sequence ATGACAAAGAAATTCCTGTTATTTGCAATAACATTGCTACTTATATGCTTTGCTGTTCCGGCAGCGGCTTCTCCTTTTGCATTTCAAGGTTCTACTTATGAACTTATAAAAGATAAAGGAATAAGCTGGGATGAGGCTAACGCTAAGGCAATAGCGGCTGGTGGTCATTTAGCGACAATTACCTCAAGTGCGGAGAATGAATTTTTAAAGCAGACTTTTTTCACAAAAGATAAAAACGCTTACTGGCTTGGAGCTTTCCAGACAGGTGATGAAAACAAACAAACCCCCACAGCCAACTGGCAATGGGTTACCGGTGAAGAATGGAACTTTACTAATTGGTCATCTAAGGAACCTAACAATTCAGGGATGAACGAGATTCATCTCAGTGCAGACTCCAGATTTGAGTATAAATGGAATGATGAAGATAGTGCCGTAAAGCAGATGATAACCGGTTATGTAATTGAAACACCAAGTGGAACTTCCCCTACTCCTATCCCCGGAGCAATTTGGCTTTTGGGAACAAGCATTGCAGGTTTACTTGGATTTAAGCGTAAGTTTAATAAGTAA
- the ybgF gene encoding tol-pal system protein YbgF, producing the protein MKNNYKNCLAISILTLSVITGLGGCVTTVDMDNLRMEMRQSRSQVNKKIETLDQQINQTENSIRNEIKEFNTPVQTRQANLWAEVNSLKIDMSKIQGSLDSLNLKIQGITGGASNSTISFRELSQQVNLMRMALESQLDMDLDLIKPQAEKAHPAAVSATVSQATGLAAVLETPAKKETSIDPAQALYDKALESFKAREYKKAIADWSEFSKTFPTNELVPNSLFWEGECYYQLNDYPNAALKYQVVIAKYPKNNKYKSAMLKQGICLIKLGKTKSGKYILEDLIKKAPSSAEAKRAKEVISSIK; encoded by the coding sequence ATGAAAAATAATTATAAGAATTGTTTAGCTATTTCAATATTGACCCTTTCTGTCATTACGGGACTAGGTGGTTGTGTAACAACTGTTGACATGGATAATCTCAGAATGGAAATGAGACAAAGTAGAAGTCAGGTTAATAAAAAAATAGAAACTCTTGACCAGCAGATTAATCAGACTGAAAATTCAATTCGGAATGAAATAAAAGAATTCAATACTCCTGTACAAACCCGTCAGGCAAACCTGTGGGCTGAAGTTAATTCTTTAAAAATTGATATGAGTAAGATACAGGGATCATTAGATTCTCTTAATCTTAAAATTCAAGGCATAACTGGCGGTGCTTCTAACAGCACTATTTCATTTCGTGAACTTTCTCAGCAAGTTAATCTTATGCGCATGGCTCTAGAAAGCCAGCTTGATATGGATCTTGATTTGATTAAACCGCAAGCTGAAAAAGCTCACCCTGCCGCTGTTTCAGCGACAGTCAGTCAGGCCACTGGCCTTGCTGCTGTCCTAGAGACACCTGCTAAAAAAGAAACCTCTATCGACCCGGCTCAAGCTCTTTACGATAAGGCGCTTGAATCCTTTAAAGCTAGAGAGTATAAGAAAGCCATAGCCGATTGGTCAGAGTTCAGTAAAACGTTTCCTACAAATGAGCTCGTTCCTAATTCGTTATTCTGGGAAGGGGAATGTTACTACCAACTCAATGATTACCCTAACGCCGCGCTGAAATACCAAGTAGTTATTGCCAAGTATCCCAAAAACAACAAATATAAATCAGCGATGCTTAAACAGGGAATTTGTCTCATTAAACTTGGAAAGACTAAATCCGGTAAATACATTTTGGAAGACTTAATCAAAAAAGCTCCTTCGTCTGCTGAAGCTAAGAGAGCTAAAGAAGTGATTAGTTCAATTAAATAA
- a CDS encoding protein phosphatase CheZ, with protein sequence MVNDDLIVQNMMEKISTDLTESLKESITLAIQKEISKSMSKTLLEGEFYRRINEDLQSGLKDIYQEVAKAKKGPTSSVSVSVDANPDDLFNEASDQLDAIMRTTEKATQDIMDIVEKLQEMQFALSAIIKGFESGGVKKEQREELGQINNTLGEDLMNIMTTLSFQDLTGQRIKIIVETIKSVEKIVLDLYMSTGLKIKAREKAPEKSLEELDQVAEIQMSELQGPTEGSDQGEVDDLLASLGL encoded by the coding sequence GTGGTTAACGATGATCTAATCGTTCAAAACATGATGGAGAAAATTTCTACAGATCTGACTGAGAGTTTAAAGGAAAGTATAACCTTAGCCATTCAGAAAGAAATTTCTAAAAGCATGTCTAAGACACTTCTTGAGGGAGAATTTTATCGCAGAATTAATGAAGATCTTCAAAGCGGCTTAAAAGATATATATCAAGAAGTCGCAAAAGCCAAAAAAGGTCCAACCTCGTCTGTTTCTGTCTCAGTAGATGCAAATCCTGATGACTTATTCAATGAAGCATCTGATCAGCTTGATGCGATTATGCGCACAACTGAAAAAGCTACTCAAGATATTATGGATATTGTTGAGAAACTTCAGGAAATGCAGTTTGCCCTTTCGGCTATCATAAAAGGATTTGAATCCGGCGGGGTAAAGAAAGAGCAGCGCGAAGAATTGGGTCAAATAAACAATACTCTCGGTGAAGATCTCATGAACATCATGACGACCCTTAGCTTTCAAGATTTAACCGGACAGAGAATCAAAATTATTGTTGAGACTATTAAAAGTGTCGAAAAAATTGTTCTTGATCTGTACATGTCCACCGGACTTAAAATTAAAGCCCGTGAAAAGGCTCCTGAAAAATCATTGGAAGAATTAGATCAGGTCGCGGAAATACAAATGAGCGAATTGCAAGGTCCTACCGAAGGAAGTGATCAAGGCGAAGTTGACGATTTGCTTGCTTCATTAGGTCTTTAA
- the lspA gene encoding signal peptidase II, producing the protein MKKYSLAGLIAAVIIILDQVTKVAVRNNLELWSSKTIIPDYFNLVYVVNKGAAFGFLNRSDINWQRTFFIIVTVVSLAAITMLLKSTKDKDYFQISGLGCILGGAVGNLIDRIIFGEVTDFLDIYAGTHHWPAFNVADIAICFGAIAMIISVYRNKSNASDTV; encoded by the coding sequence ATGAAAAAATATTCACTAGCCGGACTGATTGCTGCAGTAATAATTATCCTTGATCAAGTTACCAAGGTAGCTGTTCGTAATAATCTAGAGCTGTGGTCGTCCAAAACAATTATTCCAGACTATTTTAACTTAGTATACGTGGTTAATAAAGGAGCGGCTTTCGGCTTTCTCAACCGTAGTGATATCAATTGGCAGAGAACTTTTTTTATCATTGTTACTGTCGTATCTTTAGCAGCAATCACCATGTTGCTCAAATCAACCAAAGATAAAGATTATTTTCAAATATCAGGATTGGGCTGCATACTCGGCGGGGCTGTCGGCAACTTGATTGACAGGATTATATTCGGAGAAGTAACAGACTTCCTTGACATTTATGCTGGGACACATCACTGGCCTGCATTCAATGTTGCGGATATTGCAATCTGTTTTGGAGCTATCGCCATGATTATTTCTGTTTATCGGAACAAATCCAATGCATCCGATACTGTTTAA
- a CDS encoding NIL domain-containing protein, producing MTENKNFNKIVHLSFPPTVSGRPVICNLGKLYGLSFNILKADINPRHEGSLTLEITGPEEEFHKGLNYLKENGIKIIPVAQKISRDEESCMHCGMCLAMCPTGALSLDMESRLVLFELEKCTACGICTKICPVRAMEIDPQEKENRTT from the coding sequence ATGACTGAAAATAAAAACTTTAATAAAATAGTGCACCTATCATTCCCACCAACAGTTTCAGGTCGTCCTGTAATCTGCAATCTCGGGAAATTATACGGTTTAAGTTTTAATATTTTAAAAGCAGACATAAATCCTCGTCATGAAGGAAGTCTGACTCTTGAAATAACAGGACCGGAAGAAGAATTTCATAAGGGGTTAAACTACCTGAAAGAAAATGGGATTAAAATAATTCCGGTTGCACAGAAAATATCCAGAGATGAAGAATCGTGTATGCATTGCGGAATGTGCCTTGCGATGTGCCCAACGGGTGCTCTTTCTTTGGATATGGAATCACGCTTGGTGCTGTTCGAGCTTGAAAAATGTACTGCATGCGGAATCTGTACCAAGATCTGCCCGGTACGGGCTATGGAAATTGATCCGCAGGAGAAAGAAAACAGGACTACATAA
- a CDS encoding M20/M25/M40 family metallo-hydrolase — protein MFLDLVKIDSPSLKENDVASFLYSLMLEKEYDVKNDRAGDACGGNTGNLFVRIPATGAGEPIGFSAHMDCVEPCCGVTPIIKDDVVYSSGDTVLGGDDKAGLAIMIEAINHLEEESIPHPEINFMFSMGEELGMYGVKNMDTTLLPAKNIIVLDSGGAVGTIVVNAPSEALISMVFHGKSVHAGIIPEKGINAIQIAAEAISNMNLLRIDACTTANLGRIEGGGAANIVTDLVELSAEARSTKEESLKHQLDHMKKCCTDAAAKFGGSYEFNYEVSYPALHVDEDSLLLAKVEKSYKNVGLTSSRVSTGGSSDSNILSGKGYGVLTLGIGMCKAHTTGEFIAIKSMTDCAELVADIMRS, from the coding sequence TTGTTTTTAGACCTAGTAAAAATTGACAGCCCCTCGCTTAAAGAAAATGATGTTGCAAGTTTTTTGTACTCATTAATGCTGGAAAAAGAATATGATGTTAAAAATGATAGAGCTGGTGATGCTTGCGGTGGAAATACAGGAAATCTATTTGTACGGATTCCTGCAACAGGGGCCGGGGAACCAATCGGGTTTTCGGCGCATATGGATTGTGTAGAACCTTGTTGCGGAGTAACACCGATCATTAAGGATGATGTAGTCTACAGCTCTGGTGACACCGTTTTAGGCGGTGATGATAAAGCCGGGCTCGCCATAATGATTGAAGCGATAAATCATCTTGAAGAAGAGTCGATTCCGCATCCAGAAATTAATTTTATGTTTTCAATGGGTGAAGAGTTAGGCATGTATGGTGTAAAAAATATGGATACTACTTTACTGCCTGCTAAAAATATTATTGTGCTTGATTCTGGCGGTGCTGTAGGAACAATCGTTGTTAATGCTCCATCTGAGGCTCTGATTTCGATGGTTTTTCATGGTAAATCTGTTCACGCAGGTATTATTCCTGAGAAAGGGATTAATGCTATTCAAATAGCTGCTGAAGCAATCTCCAATATGAATTTATTACGTATTGATGCATGCACTACTGCCAATTTAGGCCGAATTGAAGGTGGCGGAGCCGCTAATATAGTAACTGATCTTGTTGAACTTTCTGCCGAAGCTCGTTCTACAAAAGAAGAGTCGCTTAAGCATCAACTTGATCATATGAAAAAATGTTGCACAGATGCTGCAGCAAAATTCGGCGGAAGCTATGAATTTAATTATGAAGTGTCATACCCTGCGTTGCATGTGGATGAAGACAGCTTGCTCCTAGCTAAAGTTGAAAAGAGTTATAAAAATGTAGGTCTTACTTCCAGCCGTGTTTCAACTGGAGGAAGTAGTGACTCAAATATTCTTTCTGGAAAAGGTTATGGAGTTTTAACTCTTGGTATCGGCATGTGCAAAGCCCATACTACAGGGGAGTTCATTGCAATTAAATCAATGACGGACTGTGCTGAATTAGTTGCAGATATTATGAGAAGTTAA
- a CDS encoding flavodoxin family protein — protein MYALAINGSPRKNGNTGILLETVLEPLKESGWETEIIKVGGKPMHGCMACNKCRENQDNKCVIKTDNFNEIFEKIIRADALIFGSPTYFTDVTAELKAVIDRTGYVSGANGQILRGKIGAAVIAVRRGGATHVYDSINHMFLMSQMVVPGSTYWNIGYGRNEGEVRNDAEGLRNMNHLGMAINWLGKAIAPHVSSYPAPRD, from the coding sequence ATGTACGCTCTCGCTATTAATGGTAGTCCCCGTAAAAATGGAAATACTGGAATATTATTGGAAACAGTTCTTGAACCGTTAAAAGAATCCGGGTGGGAAACTGAAATAATCAAAGTAGGCGGCAAACCTATGCATGGGTGCATGGCTTGCAATAAGTGTAGGGAAAATCAAGATAATAAATGTGTCATAAAAACTGATAATTTCAATGAAATATTCGAAAAAATTATTAGAGCGGATGCTCTGATCTTCGGTTCACCCACGTATTTTACTGATGTTACCGCTGAGCTTAAAGCTGTCATAGACCGTACAGGATATGTTTCTGGAGCTAATGGACAGATACTACGCGGTAAAATCGGTGCAGCCGTTATAGCAGTTCGTCGTGGCGGTGCTACTCACGTTTACGACAGCATTAACCACATGTTTCTTATGAGTCAGATGGTCGTTCCCGGATCTACTTATTGGAATATTGGTTACGGCAGAAACGAAGGCGAAGTTAGAAATGATGCAGAGGGTTTAAGAAATATGAATCATTTGGGTATGGCAATTAACTGGCTTGGAAAAGCGATTGCACCCCATGTTAGCTCATACCCTGCCCCGCGTGATTAA
- a CDS encoding HypC/HybG/HupF family hydrogenase formation chaperone, translating to MCLAIPVEIESINDNVARCRVGEGETYLDASLMLMGDEVEVGDYLIVHAGFALRKLETSEAEETLKILREMLSLADGTKPEACGF from the coding sequence ATGTGTTTAGCTATTCCTGTTGAAATTGAGTCCATTAACGACAATGTTGCCCGTTGTCGCGTGGGTGAAGGTGAAACATATCTTGATGCTTCATTGATGCTTATGGGAGATGAAGTTGAAGTTGGGGATTATCTGATAGTTCATGCGGGATTTGCGTTGAGAAAACTAGAAACATCTGAAGCAGAAGAGACTCTCAAAATATTGAGAGAAATGCTTAGTCTGGCGGATGGAACAAAACCTGAAGCTTGCGGTTTTTAA